The following proteins are encoded in a genomic region of Populus trichocarpa isolate Nisqually-1 chromosome 13, P.trichocarpa_v4.1, whole genome shotgun sequence:
- the LOC7473891 gene encoding MDIS1-interacting receptor like kinase 2, translating into MMSSLQKPFSKLLQVLFFLLLMCIPSFFAFPSNSSATSFGAAKYEAAEGNEEAEALLKWRASLDDNHSQSVLSSWVGSSPCKWLGITCDNSGSVANFSLPHFGLRGTLHSFNFSSFPNLLTLNLRNNSLYGTIPSHISNLTKITNLNLCHNHFNGSLPPEMNNLTHLMVLHLFSNNFTGHLPRDLCLGGLLVNFTASYNHFSGPVPKSLRNCTSLFRVRLDWNQLTGNISEDFGLYPNLNYVDLSHNNLYGELTWKWGGFNNLTSLKLSNNNITGEIPSEIGKATGLQMIDLSSNLLKGTIPKELGKLKALYNLTLHNNHLSGVVPFEIQMLSQLRALNLASNNLGGSIPKQLGECSNLLQLNLSHNKFIGSIPSEIGFLHFLEDLDLSGNLLAGEIPSEIGQLKQLETMNLSHNKLSGLIPTAFVDLVSLTTVDISYNELEGPIPKIKGFIEAPLEAFMNNSGLCGNANGLKPCTLLTSRKKSNKIVILILFPLLGSLLLLLIMVGCLYFHHQTSRERISCLGERQSPLSFVVWGHEEEILHETIIQATNNFNFNNCIGKGGYGIVYRAMLPTGQVVAVKKLHPSRDGELMNLRTFRNEIRMLIDIRHRNIVKLHGFCSLIEHSFLVYEFIERGSLKMNLSSEEQVMDLDWNRRLNVVKGVASALSYLHHDCSPPIIHRDISSSNVLLDSEYEAHVSDFGTARLLMPDSTNWTSFAGTLGYTAPELAYTMRVNEKCDVYSFGVVTMEVIMGMHPGDLISFLYASAFSSSSCSQINQQALLKDVIDQRIPLPENRVAEGVVSIIKIAFACLLANPQSRPTMRQVASELIARWPPLPKSFSAITLEDLMPQTTVTG; encoded by the exons ATGATGTCCTCGCTACAGAAACCATTCTCAAAGCTTCTCcaagtccttttttttctccttctaatGTGCATTCCTTCTTTCTTTGCCTTCCCTTCTAATTCCTCTGCAACTTCATTTGGTGCTGCCAAATATGAAGCTGCTGAAGGTAATGAAGAAGCGGAGGCTCTCCTAAAATGGAGAGCAAGTCTTGATGACAACCACAGCCAGTCTGTCCTGTCTTCTTGGGTTGGCAGCAGCCCTTGCAAGTGGCTTGGAATCACTTGTGACAATTCTGGAAGTGTCGCGAATTTCAGCCTTCCACATTTTGGTCTGAGAGGTACGCTTCATAGTTTCAACTTCTCATCCTTCCCCAATCTTCTCACTCTCAATCTCAGGAACAATTCACTCTATGGAACTATTCCATCCCACATTAGTAACCTGACCAAAATCACCAATTTAAACTTGTGTCATAATCATTTCAATGGTTCTTTGCCCCCCGAGATGAATAATCTCACGCATTTGATGGTTTTGCACTTGTTTTCAAACAATTTCACTGGCCATTTACCACGAGACTTGTGCCTTGGTGGGTTACTTGTAAATTTTACAGCCTCCTACAATCATTTTTCTGGTCCAGTCCCTAAAAGCTTGCGAAATTGTACTAGTCTATTTAGAGTTAGGCTTGACTGGAACCAATTGACAGGGAATATTTCTGAAGATTTTGGCCTCTACCCAAACTTGAACTATGTGGACCTAAGTCACAATAATTTGTATGGTGAGCTTACATGGAAATGGGGAGGTTTTAACAACTTGACGAGCCTAAAATtgtcaaacaataatatcaccGGTGAGATACCATCGGAGATTGGAAAGGCTACTGGGCTACAAATGATTGATCTCTCGTCAAATCTCCTAAAGGGGACAATTCCAAAAGAATTGGGGAAGTTGAAGGCGTTGTACAACCTTACTCTTCATAACAACCATCTTTCTGGTGTCGTTCCCTTTGAAATCCAAATGCTATCTCAACTTCGTGCCCTTAATTTAGCTTCTAATAATCTTGGTGGATCAATCCCAAAACAATTGGGAGAGTGCTCAAATTTATTACAGTTGAACTTGAGTCATAATAAGTTCATAGGGAGCATCCCATCTGAGATAGGCTTCCTGCATTTTCTTGAAGATCTAGATCTCAGTGGGAATCTACTGGCAGGAGAGATACCATCAGAAATTGGGCAATTGAAACAGTTAGAAACGATGAACCTCTCTCACAACAAACTTTCCGGTTTGATTCCAACTGCTTTTGTAGATTTGGTGAGCTTGACAACTGTAGACATCTCCTACAATGAACTAGAGGGCCCTATCCCCAAAATCAAAGGCTTCATTGAAGCTCCATTGGAAGCTTTTATGAATAATAGTGGTCTCTGTGGAAATGCCAATGGTCTAAAGCCTTGTACACTTCTTACAAGCAGGAAAAAGAGCAACAAGATTgtcattttgattctttttcctctcctaGGAAGTCTACTTCTACTACTTATCATGGTTGGGTGTTTATACTTTCACCACCAAACAAGTAGAGAAAGAATTTCTTGTTTAGGAGAGCGACAAAGTCCACTCAGTTTTGTAGTTTGGGGCCATGAGGAAGAGATCCTACATGAAACTATCATCCAGGCCACTAATAATTTCAACTTCAATAACTGCATTGGAAAAGGGGGATATGGAATTGTTTATCGAGCCATGTTGCCAACAGGTCAGGTGGTTGCCGTGAAGAAACTCCACCCATCAAGAGATGGCGAGCTTATGAATTTGAGAACTTTTAGAAATGAGATTCGCATGTTAATAGATATTCGACATCGGAATATTGTGAAGTTACATGGATTTTGTTCATTAATAGAGCACTCTTTTTTAGTTTACGAGTTCATAGAAAGGGGAAGTTTGAAGATGAATTTATCAAGCGAAGAACAGGTAATGGACTTGGATTGGAATAGAAGGCTTAATGTTGTTAAAGGAGTGGCCAGTGCATTATCCTATTTGCACCATGATTGCTCGCCTCCAATCATTCATCGAGACATTTCCAGCAGCAATGTTCTTTTAGATTCGGAATACGAGGCTCATGTTTCGGATTTTGGGACAGCTCGGCTCTTGATGCCTGACTCAACCAACTGGACCTCATTTGCTGGCACCTTGGGATACACGGCTCCAG AGCTAGCTTACACAATGAGAGTGAACGAGAAGTGCGATGTCTACAGCTTTGGAGTGGTCACAATGGAAGTAATAATGGGAATGCATCCGGGTGATCTCATCTCATTTCTTTATGCATCTGCATTTTCCTCCTCGTCGTGCTCACAAATCAACCAGCAAGCATTGTTGAAGGATGTGATAGACCAACGTATCCCACTTCCTGAAAATCGAGTTGCAGAAGGTGTGGTCTCCATTATCAAAATAGCATTTGCATGCTTGCTTGCCAATCCCCAATCTAGGCCAACCATGCGACAAGTAGCTTCGGAGCTCATAGCTCGATGGCCTCCGCTGCCAAAGTCATTCTCCGCAATAACATTGGAAGATCTGATGCCTCAAACAACTGTAACAGGCTGA